In a genomic window of Novosphingobium sp. KA1:
- a CDS encoding class II aldolase/adducin family protein, which yields MTMAEHVASLPMADIDAGLPIDAPSGTEGLARRLRIAARALARHGMVRAEGECSARLDAGTFLMTPDMPLGLLTTRTQLVAVPFAGPIPAEAPVHAELHRAIYLARPETGAILRAMPPHASTPAAPSPSLDEPAAVLEHLDAGMLALLGKHGVLAAGRSIDAALARLWQWEEAARLALPGTQIAPADVEEPDERAVGRIWQFCTSGDEEAARAVSTETVSPPVLSDFDYWQSPGHLLRRCTQRAHDIFHEVLAEKITVTRQQFVVLWAIRDNPEASQQRLSEVTGWDRNTMAGMLARLQEQSLIERRRDERDARLYRIHLTPAGLAMLEDMVPELLEVRRRVLEPLPPELREVFVDCARQMLGLPSIAS from the coding sequence ATGACGATGGCGGAACACGTGGCCAGTCTGCCGATGGCCGACATCGATGCAGGACTACCGATCGATGCCCCTTCGGGAACTGAAGGGCTGGCCCGCCGCCTGCGGATCGCCGCCCGCGCACTGGCACGGCACGGCATGGTCCGCGCCGAAGGCGAATGCAGCGCGCGGCTGGATGCCGGCACTTTCCTGATGACCCCAGACATGCCGCTGGGCCTGCTAACCACGCGCACGCAGCTGGTGGCCGTGCCGTTCGCCGGGCCGATCCCCGCAGAGGCCCCGGTCCACGCGGAACTGCACCGCGCGATCTATCTTGCCCGGCCCGAAACTGGCGCGATCCTGCGCGCCATGCCGCCCCATGCCAGTACGCCCGCCGCGCCCTCCCCGTCGCTCGATGAGCCCGCCGCGGTGCTGGAGCATTTGGACGCGGGCATGCTCGCGCTCCTCGGCAAGCACGGTGTGCTTGCGGCCGGACGCAGTATAGACGCCGCTCTCGCACGGCTGTGGCAATGGGAAGAGGCTGCGCGCCTTGCCCTGCCTGGCACGCAAATCGCCCCCGCCGATGTGGAGGAACCTGACGAACGCGCGGTCGGCCGGATCTGGCAGTTCTGCACTTCGGGCGACGAGGAAGCGGCACGCGCGGTATCCACCGAGACCGTGAGCCCACCCGTCCTCAGCGATTTCGACTACTGGCAGTCCCCCGGCCATCTGCTGCGCCGTTGCACCCAGCGCGCCCATGACATCTTCCACGAAGTGCTCGCCGAGAAGATTACGGTGACGCGCCAGCAGTTCGTCGTTCTCTGGGCCATCCGCGACAACCCGGAAGCCAGCCAGCAGCGCCTGTCCGAAGTCACCGGATGGGATCGCAACACGATGGCGGGAATGCTGGCCCGCCTGCAGGAACAGAGCCTCATCGAACGCCGCCGCGACGAACGCGATGCGCGCCTCTACCGCATCCACCTGACGCCGGCCGGCCTTGCAATGCTGGAAGACATGGTGCCCGAACTGCTCGAAGTCCGCCGCCGCGTGCTGGAGCCGTTACCGCCCGAACTGCGCGAGGTTTTCGTCGATTGCGCGCGTCAGATGCTGGGGCTTCCGTCTATTGCCAGCTAA
- a CDS encoding MFS transporter has protein sequence MMQADSHQIVRARRRAVIASVLGNGFEWYDFLIYGLLAGMVAPVLFPSSDAGLAILMASAGFAVSFVVRPAGGLLFAIYADRFGRKPALTLMLALMAGSTLMIGLIPPYAAIGIAAPMLLIGARLVQGLSVGAEFATATAMLTEWAPPRQRMRYGSLQMCTQSLAMAMAAGTVAALSSSLAPEDMARWGWRVPFLLGALVGPVGFYLRRSVSESPAFRPPAPQGMTGAQPLSELITLHRRRVVAGLGIVVIGTTSQYVWFVYLPVFVTGQLGLNVSAAMTGSALCGLLLVLLTLLTGMLADRWGPWRLFVAGAMAFGLLAWPLLAWVIARPELERLLAAQAIGTLAISLVWGPTPGLLAALYPMRMRSTGISLCYNLGVLLFGGLAPFTLAWTTRMFDDRMMPAYYITACAAIALAATAGQWMRSGKVGEAG, from the coding sequence ATGATGCAGGCGGATTCGCACCAGATCGTCCGGGCAAGACGGCGCGCGGTGATCGCCTCCGTGCTGGGCAATGGATTCGAATGGTACGACTTCCTCATCTACGGTCTGCTTGCCGGGATGGTCGCGCCGGTGCTGTTTCCGTCCAGCGATGCCGGGCTTGCGATCCTGATGGCCAGTGCCGGTTTCGCGGTGTCCTTCGTGGTGCGCCCGGCGGGCGGCCTGCTTTTCGCGATCTACGCGGACCGCTTCGGCCGGAAACCGGCATTGACACTGATGCTGGCGCTCATGGCCGGATCTACGTTGATGATCGGACTGATCCCACCCTATGCCGCCATCGGCATCGCCGCGCCCATGCTGCTGATCGGCGCTCGGCTGGTGCAGGGCCTATCGGTCGGCGCGGAATTCGCGACGGCCACCGCCATGCTCACCGAATGGGCGCCGCCTCGCCAGCGCATGCGCTATGGCAGCTTGCAGATGTGCACGCAGTCTCTGGCCATGGCGATGGCCGCCGGGACCGTGGCCGCGCTCTCGTCATCACTGGCGCCGGAGGACATGGCGCGCTGGGGCTGGCGCGTGCCCTTCCTGCTCGGCGCGCTGGTCGGCCCGGTGGGTTTCTATCTGCGCCGTTCGGTAAGCGAATCGCCTGCGTTCCGCCCGCCCGCTCCGCAAGGGATGACTGGCGCCCAGCCGCTTTCGGAACTCATCACCCTGCACCGACGCCGGGTTGTGGCGGGGCTGGGCATCGTGGTTATCGGCACGACCTCCCAGTACGTCTGGTTCGTCTACCTGCCGGTTTTCGTGACCGGGCAACTCGGACTGAACGTCTCGGCCGCGATGACGGGCAGTGCTCTGTGCGGGCTGCTGCTGGTCCTGCTGACGCTGCTCACCGGAATGCTGGCGGACCGCTGGGGGCCCTGGCGGCTGTTCGTGGCAGGCGCCATGGCCTTCGGCCTGCTGGCATGGCCCCTGCTCGCCTGGGTCATTGCCCGGCCAGAACTGGAGCGTCTGCTGGCCGCGCAGGCCATCGGTACGCTGGCGATCAGTCTTGTCTGGGGGCCGACGCCGGGGCTGCTGGCGGCGCTCTACCCGATGCGGATGCGTTCGACGGGCATCTCGCTCTGCTACAATCTGGGCGTATTGCTGTTCGGCGGCCTCGCGCCTTTCACGCTGGCCTGGACGACACGCATGTTCGATGACCGCATGATGCCCGCCTATTACATCACGGCCTGCGCGGCGATTGCGCTGGCAGCCACCGCAGGGCAATGGATGCGCAGCGGAAAAGTTGGGGAAGCAGGATGA
- a CDS encoding TonB-dependent siderophore receptor, translating into MRVNRFIRLAAGTSFIACVMAQASVRAQDADGGPEASGVNEIIVTGTNIRGTEPIGNAVLSIGSDDLSRSGRATVGDFLRELPSNFAGGVGMSDNTQGGQDASVAGSNLTGGQGVNLRGLGSLSTLVLVNGRRVAAAGQYGDFVDISTIPTAAIARMEVLQDGASAVYGSDAVGGVVNIILKDRDEGLRTSARLGTTTEGGGAEAMLSASYGTSWATGHMFAAYEFQTRERVRADQRSIYNGGDFSDRGGINWPKYTARAGTAANIFSGTASATGNVIASVPGGDGTGLTSGDLVSVSDGVGNTYNPWDNIDILPKTRRHSFYLSAGQELGDALELFGDVRYTYRSANYNQGYATLYGTVPSTSPYYIAGSTNNFGVRIDDQGLVRDSAVKSFAGRLGLKADLGGGWNAEVQGSYSREVQTRYATTLRDTNIYDRVASGSTTAQAPASTICALSGLTSSNISSVAGGGTAAQQYCAGQNYETFNPYSTQALSQTVLNELIGYESLRYVSWLAQASAKIDGTLFSLPAGDVKVAFGADYRKEHIGGSLDFNYRSIDPVSVTYGTTEREVSALYGEIAVPLVSDANAMPLLRTLSLSGAVRYEHGKGLGGFDTVNPKFGADWSPVRGLKLRGSWGTSFHAPPMRYAYDGVQPTQGGNGAFVNAGLYTAPCDTTLVRLNGVTGTPGGTGNCTFTAIVVSGGAGPTLKPEKATTWTLGADFKPEFLPGLKLSASYFNIKIDDRIVRIQAGTLGGILSSYFATGSSPYASVLDFNPSLATVEALMADPRYIGQSGIGPTQSASDVAAIIYATQTNLSQLKMDGFDLTANYKVDTAKAGTFGLFFSGTRLLSYKIQASPGAAFVDQLGKYSAVGNPVKFRSRQGVTWDIGRFSLMGTMNYVSSYECESGCYVPNPTTGAPMLNTSPIPIKSWTTFDFQAAVGLKGLNPLLKDAALSFSVVNLTNKRPPFIDAGTATNDPIPDPYDAANATVIGRTVAVTFTTLF; encoded by the coding sequence ATGAGGGTTAATCGCTTTATCCGCCTTGCGGCGGGCACGTCTTTCATCGCTTGCGTCATGGCGCAGGCTTCCGTCCGGGCACAGGATGCCGATGGCGGGCCGGAGGCTTCCGGGGTGAACGAGATCATCGTCACCGGCACCAATATCCGGGGCACCGAACCGATCGGCAATGCGGTGCTCTCGATCGGGTCGGACGACCTGTCGCGCAGCGGCCGCGCGACGGTCGGCGATTTCCTGCGCGAATTGCCCTCCAACTTCGCGGGCGGCGTGGGCATGAGCGACAATACGCAGGGCGGGCAGGATGCCAGCGTTGCGGGTTCCAACCTTACCGGCGGACAGGGCGTCAACTTGCGCGGCCTCGGCTCGCTTTCCACGCTGGTGCTGGTGAACGGGCGCCGCGTCGCGGCTGCCGGGCAGTACGGCGATTTCGTCGATATCTCGACAATCCCGACAGCCGCGATTGCCCGCATGGAAGTGCTTCAGGATGGGGCCTCGGCGGTCTATGGTTCGGACGCGGTCGGCGGCGTGGTGAACATCATCCTCAAGGACCGGGACGAGGGGCTGCGCACGTCGGCACGGCTGGGCACGACCACCGAGGGCGGCGGCGCGGAAGCGATGCTGAGCGCCAGCTACGGCACCAGCTGGGCGACCGGGCACATGTTCGCCGCCTATGAATTCCAGACGCGCGAACGTGTCCGCGCGGATCAGCGCAGCATCTACAACGGCGGCGATTTCAGCGACCGGGGCGGCATCAACTGGCCAAAGTACACCGCGCGCGCCGGAACGGCGGCGAACATTTTTAGCGGCACGGCATCGGCCACCGGCAACGTCATCGCCTCGGTTCCGGGCGGTGACGGCACGGGTCTGACTTCCGGCGATCTGGTTTCGGTGAGTGACGGCGTCGGCAATACCTACAACCCGTGGGACAATATCGACATCCTGCCCAAGACGCGCCGCCACAGCTTCTACCTCAGCGCAGGCCAGGAACTGGGCGATGCGCTCGAACTGTTCGGGGACGTGCGCTACACCTACCGTTCGGCGAACTACAATCAGGGCTACGCCACGCTTTACGGCACGGTCCCGTCGACCAGCCCTTACTACATCGCCGGATCGACCAACAATTTCGGCGTCCGGATCGACGATCAGGGGCTGGTCCGCGATTCCGCGGTCAAGAGCTTCGCCGGTCGCCTTGGCCTCAAGGCGGACCTTGGCGGCGGCTGGAACGCGGAAGTGCAGGGCTCCTACAGCCGCGAAGTGCAGACCCGCTACGCCACGACCCTGCGCGATACCAATATCTACGACCGTGTCGCCAGCGGATCGACCACCGCGCAGGCCCCGGCCTCGACCATCTGCGCGCTTTCGGGGCTCACCAGCAGCAATATCTCGTCGGTGGCGGGCGGCGGCACGGCCGCGCAGCAATACTGCGCTGGGCAGAATTACGAGACCTTCAACCCCTATTCCACGCAGGCGCTGTCGCAGACGGTGCTGAACGAACTGATCGGTTACGAAAGCCTGCGCTATGTCTCATGGCTGGCCCAGGCGAGCGCCAAGATCGACGGCACCCTGTTCAGCCTCCCGGCAGGCGACGTGAAGGTCGCGTTTGGCGCCGACTATCGCAAGGAGCACATCGGCGGCAGCCTCGATTTCAACTACCGCAGCATCGATCCGGTCAGCGTCACGTACGGCACGACCGAGCGCGAGGTGAGCGCGCTTTACGGCGAAATCGCGGTGCCGCTGGTGTCCGATGCCAATGCCATGCCCTTGCTGCGCACGCTGAGCCTCTCGGGCGCGGTGCGGTACGAACATGGCAAGGGGCTGGGCGGGTTCGATACCGTCAATCCCAAGTTCGGTGCCGACTGGTCGCCGGTGCGTGGGCTCAAGCTGCGGGGTAGCTGGGGCACCTCGTTCCACGCGCCGCCGATGCGTTATGCCTATGACGGCGTGCAGCCGACACAGGGCGGCAACGGCGCCTTCGTCAACGCCGGCCTCTACACCGCGCCGTGCGACACCACGCTGGTCCGCCTCAACGGCGTGACGGGCACGCCCGGCGGGACAGGCAACTGCACGTTCACCGCGATCGTCGTTTCGGGAGGCGCGGGACCGACGCTCAAGCCCGAAAAGGCCACGACCTGGACGCTCGGCGCCGATTTCAAGCCGGAATTCCTGCCGGGGCTGAAGCTGAGCGCCAGCTACTTCAACATCAAGATCGACGACCGCATCGTGCGCATCCAGGCGGGTACGCTGGGCGGCATCCTGTCGAGCTACTTCGCCACCGGCAGTTCGCCTTACGCCTCCGTGCTCGACTTCAATCCCTCGCTGGCGACGGTCGAAGCGCTGATGGCGGACCCGCGCTATATCGGCCAGAGCGGCATCGGCCCGACGCAGAGCGCGTCCGACGTGGCGGCAATCATCTACGCCACGCAGACCAACCTTTCGCAGCTCAAGATGGACGGGTTCGACCTGACGGCGAACTACAAGGTCGATACCGCAAAGGCGGGCACGTTCGGCCTGTTCTTCAGCGGCACCCGGTTGCTCAGCTACAAGATCCAGGCCTCGCCCGGCGCGGCTTTCGTGGACCAGCTCGGCAAGTACAGCGCGGTGGGCAACCCGGTGAAGTTCCGCTCGCGTCAGGGCGTGACCTGGGACATCGGCCGCTTCTCGCTGATGGGCACGATGAACTACGTGAGCTCCTACGAATGCGAATCCGGCTGCTACGTGCCCAATCCGACGACCGGCGCGCCGATGCTCAACACCTCGCCGATCCCGATCAAGTCCTGGACCACGTTCGACTTTCAGGCCGCCGTCGGTCTGAAAGGGCTGAACCCGCTGCTGAAGGATGCTGCCTTGAGTTTCTCCGTCGTCAATCTCACCAACAAGCGTCCGCCGTTCATCGATGCCGGCACCGCGACCAACGATCCGATCCCCGACCCCTACGATGCCGCCAACGCGACCGTCATTGGCCGCACCGTGGCGGTCACTTTCACGACGCTGTTCTGA
- a CDS encoding alpha/beta hydrolase yields the protein MAAPGLAAPGSANIGPQGPAVTVPGSTQWDMTSADGQRHYRVMMAVPPGPAPAEGWPVIYVLDGNAFFATTVEAVRLEAFLARYQPAVVVGIGYDTDQPIDIVSRNFDYTPPTGPAPEYDESNPQRLAGGAESFVAFIEQQLKPAVAARAAIDPRRQALFGHSYGGLFAAYVYLRHPGLFDHVAAASASLWYRHFHLPALAAAGPPAGGHKGSLLLMAGENEQVPSAEEVAMLGPDRIKALAALKQVDNARALAATLKAQGADARFHMFEGETHASVVPAAISRAVRFVLRPPEGAPVPPASASASKEK from the coding sequence GTGGCAGCGCCCGGTCTTGCGGCTCCGGGTTCCGCCAACATCGGGCCGCAGGGCCCTGCCGTCACGGTGCCGGGTTCGACGCAATGGGACATGACCTCGGCCGACGGCCAGCGCCATTACCGGGTCATGATGGCGGTGCCGCCGGGGCCTGCTCCGGCGGAGGGTTGGCCGGTCATCTATGTGCTGGACGGCAACGCCTTCTTCGCAACGACCGTGGAAGCGGTGCGACTGGAGGCGTTCCTTGCGCGCTATCAGCCCGCCGTGGTGGTGGGTATCGGCTACGACACCGACCAGCCGATCGACATCGTCTCGCGCAATTTCGACTATACCCCGCCGACCGGCCCGGCGCCCGAGTACGATGAGAGTAATCCGCAGCGGCTGGCAGGTGGCGCGGAAAGCTTCGTTGCCTTTATCGAGCAGCAATTGAAGCCCGCCGTTGCGGCCCGCGCGGCGATCGATCCGCGCCGTCAGGCGCTGTTCGGCCATTCCTACGGCGGTCTTTTTGCCGCCTACGTCTATCTGCGCCATCCCGGCCTTTTCGACCATGTCGCGGCGGCCAGCGCCTCGCTGTGGTATCGCCATTTCCACTTGCCCGCGCTGGCTGCGGCCGGTCCGCCCGCAGGCGGCCACAAGGGCTCGCTCCTGCTGATGGCGGGCGAGAACGAGCAGGTGCCGAGCGCCGAGGAAGTGGCCATGCTCGGCCCGGATCGCATCAAGGCGCTGGCCGCGCTCAAGCAGGTCGACAATGCCCGCGCATTGGCCGCGACGTTGAAAGCGCAGGGCGCCGATGCCCGCTTCCACATGTTCGAGGGCGAGACTCACGCCTCCGTGGTTCCCGCCGCGATCAGCCGCGCCGTCCGTTTCGTTCTGCGGCCGCCCGAGGGCGCGCCGGTTCCTCCCGCTTCCGCTTCCGCTTCCAAGGAAAAGTGA
- a CDS encoding alpha/beta hydrolase, whose translation MKKLLVPISLAFAPVIAAAPAVAHTAAPAPVAKPVEVLELKGPQGRTYRISIAIPDGPAPAAGYPVIYVMDANALFPTVRDTARMQSFRPSWTGIEPAVVVGVGYPTEALFDGPARTFDLTTPLPAGSPPGPKTGGADAFLDFIQTAVKPLVAGKVAVDAKQQTLLGHSLGGLFVLHTLFSRPDAFTSYVAISPSVWWGGGSLFTEAQAFRDKPLAGHPRLLMTIGEYEQALSPAALAASGAAEQKAALDKFAMVDGVGRMAALLEGKQGLTMRHKVLAGEDHGSGAAVGASLGVRFALLPDSQFEPAR comes from the coding sequence ATGAAAAAGCTTCTTGTCCCCATCAGCCTTGCATTCGCACCGGTTATCGCGGCAGCTCCGGCGGTTGCCCATACCGCGGCCCCGGCGCCTGTCGCAAAGCCGGTCGAGGTGCTGGAACTGAAAGGACCGCAAGGGCGGACCTATCGGATCAGCATCGCGATCCCCGACGGCCCCGCACCCGCTGCGGGCTATCCGGTGATCTATGTGATGGACGCCAATGCCCTGTTTCCCACCGTGCGCGATACCGCCCGGATGCAGAGCTTTCGGCCGAGCTGGACCGGCATCGAACCGGCGGTCGTGGTCGGCGTGGGCTATCCCACCGAAGCGCTGTTCGATGGGCCCGCGCGCACCTTCGACCTGACGACACCGCTGCCCGCGGGATCGCCGCCGGGGCCGAAAACGGGCGGGGCCGATGCCTTCCTCGATTTCATCCAGACCGCGGTGAAGCCGCTCGTCGCGGGCAAGGTCGCGGTGGATGCGAAGCAGCAGACGCTGCTGGGCCATTCGCTGGGGGGGCTCTTCGTGCTGCATACGCTGTTTTCGCGCCCCGATGCCTTCACCAGCTATGTGGCGATCAGCCCCTCTGTCTGGTGGGGCGGCGGCAGTCTTTTCACCGAGGCTCAGGCTTTCAGGGACAAGCCGCTGGCCGGGCATCCGCGCCTGCTGATGACCATCGGCGAGTACGAACAGGCGCTCAGTCCCGCAGCGCTGGCGGCTTCCGGCGCGGCGGAGCAGAAAGCCGCGCTCGACAAGTTCGCGATGGTCGACGGCGTGGGCCGGATGGCCGCGCTGCTGGAGGGCAAGCAAGGCCTGACAATGCGCCACAAGGTACTTGCCGGAGAGGACCACGGTTCCGGCGCGGCGGTGGGCGCCAGTCTGGGCGTGCGGTTCGCGCTGCTGCCCGATAGCCAGTTCGAGCCTGCGCGATGA
- a CDS encoding cytochrome b: MSPERYSRTAMALHWTGAVLVAANLAAGYWMEGRPRGPQKMEAFQLHMSLGVMILVLSLARLGWRLVTPPPPLPPGLGTGQRALVGATHLGFYALLIALPVSGWVIASASPLDLPKHWFGLFPWPDLPLETSRPTARAAAGAHGLLVKALWALLALHLAGAVRHLVARDGLAARMIPFLSRQAR, from the coding sequence ATGAGCCCGGAACGCTATTCGCGCACCGCGATGGCGCTGCACTGGACCGGCGCGGTGCTGGTCGCGGCGAACCTTGCGGCGGGATACTGGATGGAAGGCCGCCCACGCGGGCCGCAGAAAATGGAGGCGTTCCAGCTTCATATGTCGCTGGGCGTGATGATCCTTGTGCTCAGTCTGGCGCGCCTCGGCTGGCGGCTGGTCACACCGCCTCCGCCGCTGCCGCCGGGGCTCGGTACCGGGCAGCGGGCGCTGGTCGGGGCTACACACCTTGGCTTCTATGCGCTGCTGATCGCGCTTCCGGTTTCGGGCTGGGTCATCGCATCCGCTTCGCCGCTCGACTTGCCCAAGCACTGGTTCGGCCTGTTTCCCTGGCCCGACCTGCCGCTGGAAACCTCGCGTCCCACCGCGCGGGCCGCCGCCGGAGCCCACGGCCTGCTGGTCAAGGCTCTCTGGGCCCTTCTGGCGCTGCATCTGGCCGGCGCCGTGCGGCACCTTGTCGCCCGTGACGGTCTGGCGGCGCGCATGATCCCCTTCCTCTCTCGACAGGCTCGCTGA
- a CDS encoding amidohydrolase, producing the protein MALAPVPGHAEEAPSAVPPAIEAAVQAVNPRVIGWRRDIHQHPELGNRETRTAALVAAHLRALKFDEVRTGIAHTGVIGVLRGKYPGKVVALRADMDALPIKEATGLPFASTTVVDVDGTPTPVMHACGHDAHTAMLMGAAQVLAGMRDRIHGTVVFVFQPAEEGVKDQEAGAALMMKEGALDALKPEAIFGLHVEPGPVGRIDVRPGPFLSGSASIYIKLTGRQTHAGRPWEGTDLVNLSADIVKGLTTISARRFNVFEFPNVISIGAMQAGNRVNVLPGQASLEGTIRTFSEERRDAIKQQIGVLVNGLSASYGAEADVRFHDENLVTANDPALLAKVLPALRQAAGRAGVDTEALYRGAAEDFSAFEMKIPGVYYILGSTPHFTGKANAPTNHSDRFDIDEAVLPIGVTAHVLTVMRYLDPAL; encoded by the coding sequence TTGGCTCTTGCCCCTGTGCCGGGGCATGCCGAAGAGGCGCCTTCAGCCGTCCCGCCCGCCATCGAGGCTGCCGTTCAGGCCGTGAATCCGCGCGTGATCGGCTGGCGGCGCGATATCCACCAGCACCCCGAACTCGGCAATCGGGAGACGCGTACTGCCGCGCTGGTCGCCGCACACTTGCGCGCGCTCAAGTTCGACGAAGTGCGGACGGGGATCGCCCATACCGGCGTGATCGGCGTGCTGCGGGGCAAGTACCCCGGCAAGGTCGTGGCCTTGCGGGCGGACATGGACGCACTGCCGATCAAGGAAGCCACCGGCCTGCCGTTCGCCTCGACCACGGTGGTCGACGTCGATGGCACGCCGACCCCGGTGATGCATGCCTGCGGGCACGATGCGCATACGGCGATGCTGATGGGCGCCGCGCAAGTGCTTGCCGGCATGCGCGACCGTATCCACGGCACCGTGGTCTTCGTGTTCCAGCCCGCCGAGGAAGGCGTGAAGGATCAGGAAGCCGGTGCGGCGCTGATGATGAAGGAAGGTGCCCTTGACGCGCTGAAGCCCGAAGCGATCTTCGGCCTTCATGTGGAACCGGGCCCGGTCGGGCGGATCGACGTGCGGCCCGGCCCGTTCCTCTCGGGCTCGGCCTCGATCTACATCAAGCTGACCGGGCGGCAGACCCATGCCGGCAGGCCGTGGGAAGGGACCGACCTCGTCAACCTGAGCGCGGATATCGTCAAGGGGCTGACGACGATCTCCGCCCGCCGGTTCAACGTGTTCGAATTTCCCAATGTGATCTCGATAGGCGCGATGCAGGCGGGCAACCGCGTGAACGTCCTGCCGGGGCAGGCCAGCCTGGAAGGAACGATCCGCACCTTCAGCGAGGAACGCCGCGATGCGATCAAGCAGCAGATCGGGGTTCTCGTGAATGGCCTTTCTGCCAGTTACGGAGCCGAAGCCGACGTGCGTTTCCACGACGAGAATCTGGTGACCGCGAACGATCCGGCACTGCTGGCAAAAGTCCTGCCCGCGCTCAGGCAGGCGGCGGGCCGTGCGGGGGTCGACACCGAAGCGCTGTATCGCGGCGCGGCCGAGGATTTCTCGGCGTTCGAGATGAAGATTCCGGGCGTCTACTACATTCTTGGCTCCACCCCACATTTCACCGGCAAGGCGAATGCACCCACCAATCACAGCGACCGTTTCGACATAGACGAGGCCGTCCTACCGATCGGCGTTACCGCCCATGTTCTGACGGTAATGCGGTACTTGGATCCAGCGCTTTGA
- a CDS encoding transporter, translating to MKGLTAASVVVSALLAGGTAQATENGNPQYPLGVNTVAAGFLPAEGTLQLFNYSLANSAGEYKGANGENVIPDFDLSVQANVARFLYTVPVDLGYFRYTTGVVIPVVHARAKAFGHKSSDTGVGNIIVENYLGHVSKDYKLAWYFGMDTFLPTGPYDPTKATNVGANYYTFAPMASASYMPTPRLEFNASVYLEINTKNKATAYRSGTDVDFDYSANFRPFMEKLPALQVGLNGYVYKQLADDELEGQKIGNRGQALAIGPQVRYDFSRTSGIVFKYQHEFAVRNRPAGDRFWLQFTVPLAGRRAGQ from the coding sequence ATGAAAGGCCTTACCGCTGCATCCGTTGTCGTGTCCGCTTTGCTTGCAGGGGGCACGGCGCAGGCGACCGAAAACGGGAACCCGCAATACCCCTTGGGCGTCAACACGGTGGCCGCAGGCTTCCTGCCCGCCGAAGGCACGTTGCAGCTCTTCAATTATTCGCTCGCCAACAGCGCGGGCGAATACAAGGGCGCGAATGGCGAGAACGTCATTCCTGATTTCGACCTGTCGGTACAGGCAAACGTTGCCCGTTTTCTCTATACGGTGCCGGTTGACCTCGGCTATTTTCGCTACACCACCGGCGTTGTCATCCCCGTCGTCCATGCGCGCGCCAAGGCGTTCGGCCACAAATCGAGCGACACGGGCGTCGGCAACATCATCGTCGAGAATTATCTCGGTCACGTGAGCAAGGACTACAAGTTGGCCTGGTACTTCGGCATGGATACTTTCCTGCCGACAGGTCCATACGATCCCACCAAGGCGACCAATGTGGGGGCGAACTACTACACTTTCGCGCCCATGGCTTCGGCATCGTACATGCCCACGCCCCGCCTCGAATTCAATGCGTCGGTCTACCTCGAGATCAACACGAAGAACAAGGCGACGGCCTATCGCTCCGGTACCGACGTTGATTTCGACTACAGCGCCAACTTCCGGCCCTTCATGGAAAAGCTGCCCGCGCTCCAGGTGGGCCTCAACGGCTACGTCTACAAGCAGCTCGCCGACGACGAACTCGAGGGCCAGAAGATCGGCAATCGCGGTCAGGCCCTCGCGATCGGCCCGCAAGTGCGGTACGATTTCTCGCGTACCTCTGGAATCGTCTTCAAGTACCAGCACGAATTCGCGGTCCGCAATCGGCCAGCCGGGGACCGCTTCTGGCTGCAGTTCACCGTTCCTCTAGCCGGACGCCGCGCCGGCCAATAA
- a CDS encoding flavin reductase family protein: protein MSHDLQTSGDFISYEQKSVLETLPFDPYAAIVGPRPIGWMGTLSKSGVANLSPYSFFNALNHQPALLGFASIGYKDTVRNIEETGEFTWNLVSRDLAAQMNQSSISAPADIDEFAMVGLTKATSHSIAAPRVAEAPVSLECRLSEIVRLKDAQGKEGDTWFVYGEVVHAHIHKDLLVDGIFDTVRARPVLRGGGLSDFFEIIEASRFPMLKPEDYRHE from the coding sequence ATGAGCCACGACCTTCAAACCTCCGGCGACTTCATTTCCTACGAACAGAAGTCGGTGCTCGAGACGCTGCCATTCGACCCATACGCTGCGATTGTCGGCCCCCGACCGATCGGCTGGATGGGCACGCTTTCGAAGTCGGGTGTTGCCAACCTGTCGCCCTACAGCTTCTTCAATGCGCTCAACCATCAGCCTGCGCTCCTGGGCTTTGCCAGCATCGGCTACAAGGATACGGTCCGCAACATCGAGGAGACGGGGGAATTCACCTGGAACCTCGTCTCGCGTGATCTCGCCGCGCAGATGAACCAGTCGAGCATATCGGCGCCCGCCGATATCGACGAGTTCGCGATGGTCGGACTGACGAAAGCCACCAGCCACTCGATCGCTGCGCCGCGTGTGGCCGAGGCTCCCGTCAGCCTTGAATGCCGCCTTTCGGAAATCGTGCGATTGAAGGACGCGCAAGGCAAGGAAGGCGATACCTGGTTCGTCTACGGCGAAGTCGTCCATGCCCACATTCACAAGGATCTCTTGGTCGACGGCATCTTCGACACCGTTCGAGCACGGCCCGTGCTTCGCGGCGGCGGCCTCTCAGACTTCTTCGAGATCATCGAAGCCAGCAGGTTTCCGATGCTGAAACCTGAAGACTACCGGCACGAATAA